Proteins co-encoded in one Ananas comosus cultivar F153 linkage group 15, ASM154086v1, whole genome shotgun sequence genomic window:
- the LOC109721815 gene encoding uncharacterized protein LOC109721815: MEDPSSFSAAAAAPHAAIPYVRVSASFSISGPAPSATAGPDDRAAAAAEMEKMLGEAAASLARSGRYIVTAAAIRAHLDELAPLRKMTILAPDDRAIADALYYESPPRFHLHIVPDRLLTYADLRRLPVGAELPTLDPGESLVLTSNGEGKGAPDIVRLNFVSINAPDLIIGSRIAVHGVRLPIWEFDLWDLRPSPPPSSTSSPSSLEAPI; encoded by the coding sequence ATGGAGGACCCCTCGTcgttctccgccgccgccgccgccccccacGCCGCGATCCCCTACGTCCGAGTCTCCGCCTCCTTCTCCATCTCCGGCCCCGCTCCCTCCGCGACCGCCGGACCCGACgaccgcgccgccgccgccgccgagatGGAGAAGATGCTGGGGGAAGCCGCGGCGAGCCTCGCCCGCAGCGGCCGCTACATCGTGACCGCAGCGGCGATCCGCGCCCACCTCGACGAGCTCGCGCCCCTCCGCAAGATGACGATCCTCGCCCCCGACGACCGGGCCATCGCCGACGCCCTCTACTACGAGTCCCCGCCCCGATTCCACCTCCACATCGTCCCCGATCGCCTCCTCACCTACGccgacctccgccgcctcccagTCGGCGCCGAGCTCCCCACGCTCGATCCCGGGGAGAGCCTCGTCCTCACCAGCAACGGCGAAGGCAAAGGAGCCCCGGACATCGTCCGATTAAACTTCGTCAGCATCAATGCCCCCGATCTCATCATAGGCTCCAGGATCGCCGTCCACGGGGTCCGCCTCCCGATCTGGGAGTTCGATCTCTGGGATCTACGTccttcgccgccgccatcgTCGACATCCTCGCCGTCCTCACTGGAGGCGCCGATCTGA
- the LOC109721084 gene encoding fasciclin-like arabinogalactan protein 21, with product MAISFLLLVALALLFSATSSAASAYALPPFNQSPSPPPPPPQSAEEAHEVLLLAPILSNLGFQELAMAVPALSSPVLSTWSGPLTLFAPSDDSLRSCPSCSPLRLLRDHLVPGLFPLPSLSALPFASKLATASPGRCLTVTSTAPHRRSGDNSSSSAASALKIFIDGVEIARPELFNDGRFVIHGLLGFVAPLSPFSCVQEPRGESNPASADPIRAGSGAAAAVVRLMLRDAIVRLREGGYSVLALAMRVKNAELSALSNMTVFALDDRAIFAGGHAYVTEVRFHVVPDRLLTHADLLRLPPGTLLPTLVRGQHLVVTHASAASPGSPSGPARSDLRINYVPIKVPDAVINSRVAIHGVLAPFPHLHLADLAAAEEGAREAAASAAPARRSGLCGASSPFGECAAAAAAGAPATPPSASFAVDFMDDGL from the coding sequence ATGGCgatctccttcctcctcctcgtcgccctcgccctcctcttCTCCGCCACCTCCTCAGCCGCCTCCGCCTACGCCCTTCCTCCTTTCAACCAGTCgccttctcctccgccgccgccgccgcaatcGGCGGAGGAGGCTCACGAGGTGCTCCTCCTCGCCCCGATCCTCTCCAACCTAGGGTTCCAGGAGCTCGCCATGGCCGTCCCCGCCCTCTCCTCCCCGGTCCTCTCCACCTGGTCAGGTCCCCTCACCCTCTTCGCCCCCTCCGACGACTCCCTCCGCTCCTGCCCCTCCTGCTcccccctccgcctcctccgcgaCCACCTCGTCCCGGGCCtcttccccctcccctccctctccgCCCTCCCCTTCGCCTCCAAGCTCGCCACCGCCTCCCCAGGCCGCTGCCTCACCGTCACCTCCACCGCTCCCCACCGCCGCTCCGGCGACAACTCCTCCTcatccgccgcctccgccctcAAGATCTTCATCGACGGCGTTGAAATCGCGCGCCCGGAGCTCTTCAACGACGGGCGATTCGTGATCCACGGCCTCCTGGGCTTCGTCGCCCCGCTCTCCCCCTTCTCCTGCGTCCAGGAGCCCCGCGGCGAGAGCAACCCCGCCTCCGCCGACCCGATCCGCGCCGgatccggcgccgccgccgccgtcgtccgcCTCATGCTCCGCGACGCCATCGTCCGCCTCCGCGAGGGCGGGTACAGCGTCCTCGCCCTCGCCATGCGCGTCAAAAACGCCGAGCTCTCCGCTCTCAGCAACATGACGGTGTTCGCCCTCGACGACCGCGCTATCTTCGCCGGGGGCCACGCGTACGTCACCGAGGTGCGCTTCCACGTCGTCCCCGATCGCCTCCTCACCCACGCcgatctcctccgcctccctccCGGGACCCTCCTCCCCACACTCGTCAGGGGCCAGCACCTCGTCGTCACCCACGCATCCGCCGCATCCCCCGGATCGCCATCGGGGCCCGCGCGATCGGATCTGCGGATCAACTACGTCCCGATCAAGGTGCCCGACGCGGTGATCAACTCCCGGGTCGCGATCCACGGCGTGCTCGCGCCGTTCCCGCACCTCCACCTCGCCGACCTCGCCGCCGCGGAGGAGGGCGCCCGAGAGgccgcggcgtcggcggcccCGGCGAGGAGGAGCGGCCTCTGCGGCGCGTCGTCGCCGTTCGGCgagtgcgccgccgccgcagcagcaggGGCCCCCGCCACGCCGCCCTCCGCATCCTTCGCCGTCGATTTCATGGACGACGGCCTCTGA
- the LOC109720996 gene encoding non-functional NADPH-dependent codeinone reductase 2-like produces MGRIPEVLLISAAPDSKPMQMIGMGTVTYPFGPSETSLGEAVADAVESGLVGSRDELFITSKLWCSDAHGDRVIPALRKTLQNLQMEYIDLYLIHWPISIKAGKSDIPIAKDDLLPLDFKSVWEAMEECQRLGLTKAIGVSNFSCKKLEILLSTAKIPPAVNQVEVNPLWQQKKLREFCVEKGIKICAYSPLGAKGTVWGNDRVMECEVLKEIAQAKGKTLAQICLRWVHEQGDCVLVKSYNEQRMKENLDIFDWELSEEDKYKINQIPQQRSVPAEDFISDVGPFKSLMELWDGEI; encoded by the exons ATGGGAAGGATCCCCGAAGTGTTGTTGATCTCGGCCGCGCCGGATTCAAAGCCGATGCAGATGATCGGCATGGGCACCGTGACGTACCCGTTCGGCCCGTCGGAGACGTCCCTCGGCGAGGCCGTCGCCGACGCCGTCGAGTCGGGGCTCGTCGGATCCCGCGACGAGCTCTTCATCACCTCCAAGCTCTGGTGCAGTGATGCCCATGGCGACCGTGTCATCCCCGCGTTGAGAAAAACTCTcca AAACCTTCAAATGGAGTACATTGATCTCTATCTTATTCATTGGCCCATAAGTATAAAGGCGGGAAAATCCGATATTCCGATAGCAAAGGATGATCTTTTACCATTGGATTTTAAATCAGTGTGGGAAGCAATGGAGGAGTGTCAAAGGCTTGGCTTAACAAAAGCCATTGGAGTGAGCAATTTTTCCTGCAAAAAGTTAGAAATTTTGCTCTCGACCGCGAAAATCCCTCCTGCTGTTAATCag GTGGAAGTGAATCCGCTATggcaacaaaagaagttgaggGAGTTTTGTGTGGAAAAGGGGATTAAGATATGTGCTTACTCACCTTTAGGGGCTAAAGGGACTGTGTGGGGAAATGATAGGGTGATGGAGTGTGAGGTGTTGAAGGAGATTGCCCAAGCCAAGGGAAAAACTCTGGCTCAG ATATGTTTGAGATGGGTGCATGAGCAAGGAGATTGTGTGCTAGTGAAGAGCTATAATGAGCAGAGAATGAAGGAGAACTTAGATATATTTGATTGGGAGTTGAGTGAAGAGGATAAGTACAAGATCAACCAGATACCACAGCAGAGAAGTGTTCCAGCGGAGGATTTTATATCAGATGTTGGGCCTTTCAAGTCCCTAATGGAGCTTTGGGATGGTGAGATTTGA
- the LOC109721816 gene encoding anaphase-promoting complex subunit 6 isoform X1: MREEEVERLRGVVRDCVSKHLYASAIFFADKVAAATGDVYMQAQALFLGRHYRRALHLLNSSHIVLRDLRFRYLAAKCLEELKDWNQCLTMLGDAKLDEHGNVHSQQDGTAMYLDKDGEDREINITAAICFLRGKAYEALDNRAQAREWYKAAVKADPLCYEALECLVDNYMLTCEEESDLLSSVQFGKDDGWLLSFYSCLIKKHDKEHVVEAKFRELERETCITSSSSPFSQTLKNNNDLLTCKAEYYQQCGEYQKCFELTSAILERDPFHLKCTLVHLAAALELGHSNELYILACNLVKDYPQKALSWFAVGCYYHCIKKYDQARRYFSKATGLDGAFAPAWIGTGNAFAAQEESDQAMAAYRTAARLFPGSHLPTLYIGMEYMRTHNFKLAEQFFLQAKTICPSDPLVYNELGVVAYHMKEYQKAVQFFEVTLDYIATSLSEMWEPTLVNLGHALRKLKRYQRAISHYEKALSLSTRDFSAFAGLAYTYHLMDRFDSAISYYHKALWLKPDDQFCTEMLTLALANDCRSIDCRSTGRRI, encoded by the exons atgagggaggaggaggtggagcgGTTGAGGGGGGTGGTGAGGGACTGCGTGAGCAAGCACCTCTACGCGTCGGCGATCTTCTTCGCCGacaaggtggcggcggcgacgggggACGTCTACATGCAGGCGCAGGCGCTCTTCCTCGGCCGCCACTACCGCCGCGCCCTCCACCTCCTCAACTCCTCCCACATCGTCCTCCGCGACCTCCGCTTCCGATACCTCGCCGCCAAATGCCTC GAGGAGTTGAAAGATTGGAATCAATGTTTGACGATGCTAGGCGATGCTAAGTTGGATGAACACGGAAATGTTCATTCCCAACAGGACGGCACTGCAATGTACTTAGATAAGGATGGCGAAGATCGGGAAATTAAT ATAACAGCAGCTATATGTTTTTTACGTGGAAAGGCATATGAAGCATTGGACAATCGTGCCCAAGCTCGAGAATG GTACAAAGCAGCTGTTAAAGCAGATCCTTTATGTTATGAG GCTCTGGAATGTTTGGTTGATAACTACATGTTGACTTGTGAGGAAG aaTCAGATTTATTATCTTCTGTACAATTTGGGAAAGATGACGGGTGGTTATTGTCGTTCTATTCATGTTTGATAAAGAAG CATGACAAAGAACATGTTGTAGAAGCGAAATTCAGAGAGCTTGAAAGAGAGACTTGTATCACATCTTCGAGTTCTCCTTTTAGCCAAACACTGAAAAACAACAATGACCTTTTGACTTGTAAAGCTGAATACTACCAACAATGTGGAGAGTACCAGAAGTGCTTTGAGCTTACATCAGC GATTCTAGAAAGAGATCCATTCCACTTAAAATGCACATTAGTTCATTTGGCAGCTGCACTGGAGCTTGGCCATTCAAATGAACTCTATATTCTTGCTTGCAATTTGGTGAAGGATTATCCTCAGAA AGCTCTTTCCTGGTTCGCTGTTGGGTGCTATTACCACTGCATCAAGAAGTATGACCAAGCAAGAAGATACTTCAG CAAAGCAACTGGTTTAGATGGTGCATTTGCACCTGCTTGGATAGGTACTGGTAATGCTTTTGCTGCTCAAGAGGAAAGTGATCAAGCGATGGCTGCATATCGAACTGCAGCTCGCTTATTTCCTGG ATCTCACTTGCCAACGTTATATATTGGCATGGAATACATGCGAACTCACAATTTCAAACTTGCAGAACAG TTTTTTCTTCAGGCAAAGACAATATGCCCTTCTGATCCACTCGTATACAACGAACTGGGTGTTGTTGCTTATCATATGAAGGA GTATCAGAAAGCCGTCCAATTTTTCGAGGTGACATTGGATTATATTGCAACTTCATTAAGTGAAATGTGGGAACCAACTTTGGTGAATCTCGGACATGCCCTAAGGAAATTGAA GAGGTACCAGAGAGCAATATCCCATTATGAAAAGGCTCTGTCTCTTTCAACTCGAGATTTTAGTGCGTTTGCAGGCCTCGCATACACTTATCATCTAATG GATCGGTTTGATTCAGCAATCTCTTATTACCACAAG GCTCTGTGGCTGAAACCAGATGACCAATTCTGCACTGAAATGCTAACTCTGGCCCTTGCGAATGATTGCCGAAGCATCGATTGTCGAAGCACCGGTCGGAGAATATGA
- the LOC109721816 gene encoding anaphase-promoting complex subunit 6 isoform X2 — MREEEVERLRGVVRDCVSKHLYASAIFFADKVAAATGDVYMQAQALFLGRHYRRALHLLNSSHIVLRDLRFRYLAAKCLEELKDWNQCLTMLGDAKLDEHGNVHSQQDGTAMYLDKDGEDREINITAAICFLRGKAYEALDNRAQAREWYKAAVKADPLCYEALECLVDNYMLTCEEESDLLSSVQFGKDDGWLLSFYSCLIKKHDKEHVVEAKFRELERETCITSSSSPFSQTLKNNNDLLTCKAEYYQQCGEYQKCFELTSAILERDPFHLKCTLVHLAAALELGHSNELYILACNLVKDYPQKALSWFAVGCYYHCIKKYDQARRYFSKATGLDGAFAPAWIGTGNAFAAQEESDQAMAAYRTAARLFPGLLACHCFLLTNLVIDGLKQGFKCCCTGLCQEFIVTISLANVIYWHGIHANSQFQTCRTVFSSGKDNMPF, encoded by the exons atgagggaggaggaggtggagcgGTTGAGGGGGGTGGTGAGGGACTGCGTGAGCAAGCACCTCTACGCGTCGGCGATCTTCTTCGCCGacaaggtggcggcggcgacgggggACGTCTACATGCAGGCGCAGGCGCTCTTCCTCGGCCGCCACTACCGCCGCGCCCTCCACCTCCTCAACTCCTCCCACATCGTCCTCCGCGACCTCCGCTTCCGATACCTCGCCGCCAAATGCCTC GAGGAGTTGAAAGATTGGAATCAATGTTTGACGATGCTAGGCGATGCTAAGTTGGATGAACACGGAAATGTTCATTCCCAACAGGACGGCACTGCAATGTACTTAGATAAGGATGGCGAAGATCGGGAAATTAAT ATAACAGCAGCTATATGTTTTTTACGTGGAAAGGCATATGAAGCATTGGACAATCGTGCCCAAGCTCGAGAATG GTACAAAGCAGCTGTTAAAGCAGATCCTTTATGTTATGAG GCTCTGGAATGTTTGGTTGATAACTACATGTTGACTTGTGAGGAAG aaTCAGATTTATTATCTTCTGTACAATTTGGGAAAGATGACGGGTGGTTATTGTCGTTCTATTCATGTTTGATAAAGAAG CATGACAAAGAACATGTTGTAGAAGCGAAATTCAGAGAGCTTGAAAGAGAGACTTGTATCACATCTTCGAGTTCTCCTTTTAGCCAAACACTGAAAAACAACAATGACCTTTTGACTTGTAAAGCTGAATACTACCAACAATGTGGAGAGTACCAGAAGTGCTTTGAGCTTACATCAGC GATTCTAGAAAGAGATCCATTCCACTTAAAATGCACATTAGTTCATTTGGCAGCTGCACTGGAGCTTGGCCATTCAAATGAACTCTATATTCTTGCTTGCAATTTGGTGAAGGATTATCCTCAGAA AGCTCTTTCCTGGTTCGCTGTTGGGTGCTATTACCACTGCATCAAGAAGTATGACCAAGCAAGAAGATACTTCAG CAAAGCAACTGGTTTAGATGGTGCATTTGCACCTGCTTGGATAGGTACTGGTAATGCTTTTGCTGCTCAAGAGGAAAGTGATCAAGCGATGGCTGCATATCGAACTGCAGCTCGCTTATTTCCTGG GTTATTAGCATGCCATTGCTTTCTACTTACCAACTTGGTCATTGATGGCTtgaagcaaggatttaagtgctgttGCACAGGATTGTGTCAAGAATTTATTGTCACG ATCTCACTTGCCAACGTTATATATTGGCATGGAATACATGCGAACTCACAATTTCAAACTTGCAGAACAG TTTTTTCTTCAGGCAAAGACAATATGCCCTTCTGA
- the LOC109721726 gene encoding probable NAD(P)H-dependent oxidoreductase 1 gives METRIPEVCLSSGSSSKAMPRIGMGTAAYPFVSSEATQSAILHAIKLGYRHFDTAALYQSEEPLGEAVSEAVRSGVIGTRDELFVTSKLWCSDARCDRVVPALRKTLQNLQMEYIDLYLIHWPMTVKPGKYEFPFPKDEIEPFDMKSVWEAMEECLRLGLTKAIGVSNFSSKKLQALLSSAQIPPAVNQVEVNPLWQQRKLRELCVAKGIQICAWSPLGARGALWGSDGVMECAVLMEIAEAKGKTLAQICLRWVYEQGDVVLVKSFNEKRMMENLDILGWELSEEDNHKISQIPQCKGYQGLDFVSPSGPYKSLKELWDGEI, from the exons ATGGAAACAAGAATCCCAGAGGTGTGTTTGAGCTCAGGCTCCTCGTCAAAGGCGATGCCGCGCATCGGCATGGGCACGGCGGCGTACCCTTTCGTGTCGTCGGAGGCCACGCAGTCGGCGATATTGCACGCCATCAAGTTAGGGTACCGGCATTTCGACACTGCTGCATTGTATCAGTCCGAGGAGCCGCTTGGCGAGGCGGTGTCTGAGGCCGTCCGGTCGGGGGTCATCGGTACGCGGGACGAGCTCTTCGTCACCTCCAAGCTGTGGTGCAGCGACGCGCGTTGCGACCGCGTCGTGCCGGCGCTGAGAAAGACTCTTCA gAACCTTCAAATGGAGTACATTGATCTCTACCTCATTCACTGGCCCATGACGGTTAAGCCGGGAAAGTATGAGTTCCCATTTCCCAAGGATGAGATCGAGCCCTTCGACATGAAATCCGTGTGGGAGGCAATGGAGGAGTGCTTGAGATTGGGCTTAACAAAAGCCATTGGAGTGAGCAATTTCTCTTCCAAGAAGCTCCAAGCATTGCTCTCCTCTGCACAAATTCCCCCTGCTGTTAATCAG GTGGAAGTGAATCCTCTTTGGCAACAAAGGAAGTTGAGGGAGTTGTGTGTGGCTAAGGGGATTCAAATATGTGCTTGGTCTCCTTTGGGAGCAAGAGGTGCACTTTGGGGGAGTGATGGGGTAATGGAATGTGCTGTTCTCATGGAGATTGCTGAGGCTAAGGGGAAGACTCTGGCTCAG ATATGTCTAAGGTGGGTGTATGAACAAGGAGATGTTGTGCTGGTGAAGAGCTTCAATGAGAAGAGGATGATGGAGAACTTGGACATACTTGGCTGGGAATTGAGTGAAGAGGATAACCACAAAATTAGCCAAATCCCACAGTGCAAAGGATATCAAGGATTGGACTTTGTCTCCCCTAGTGGGCCTTACAAATCCCTCAAGGAGCTTTGGGATGGTGAGATTTGA